In Caldicellulosiruptor morganii, the following proteins share a genomic window:
- a CDS encoding phosphatase, translated as MFLEVETHCHTIASGHAYNTLEEMVLEAKNRGLKGICITDHGPEMPGSCSSLYFYNLVVVPREISGIMIFRGCEANIIDYEGTIDIPESALKRLDFVIASLHDVCIPSGTVSDHTRALIGAIKNPYVHCIGHPGNPLFEIDREAVVRAAKEYNKAIEINNASFYVRQKSKENCIEILKLCKKYGVYIAMGSDAHFKTDIGRCDVTRKLIEEYDFPQDLIVNKSLESFLEFLRLHGRDV; from the coding sequence ATGTTTTTGGAAGTAGAAACACACTGTCATACCATTGCGAGCGGGCATGCTTACAACACATTGGAGGAAATGGTGCTTGAGGCTAAAAACAGAGGTTTGAAAGGAATCTGTATTACTGATCACGGCCCTGAGATGCCAGGGTCGTGCAGCAGTTTATATTTTTACAACCTGGTTGTTGTGCCAAGAGAGATTAGTGGTATAATGATATTTAGAGGGTGTGAAGCCAATATAATTGACTATGAAGGGACGATTGACATTCCGGAAAGTGCCCTGAAAAGACTTGATTTTGTCATCGCAAGTCTGCATGATGTTTGTATCCCGAGCGGGACAGTTTCGGACCATACCAGGGCATTAATTGGTGCCATAAAAAATCCTTATGTTCACTGTATTGGTCACCCGGGTAATCCCTTGTTTGAGATTGACAGAGAAGCGGTTGTCAGGGCTGCAAAGGAGTACAACAAAGCCATTGAGATAAACAATGCATCATTTTACGTGAGGCAAAAGAGCAAAGAAAACTGTATAGAGATTTTAAAGCTCTGCAAAAAATATGGTGTTTATATTGCCATGGGTTCAGATGCGCATTTTAAGACCGATATTGGACGATGTGATGTTACCCGCAAGCTGATTGAGGAGTATGATTTTCCTCAGGATCTAATTGTCAACAAAAGCCTTGAGAGCTTTCTGGAGTTCTTGAGGCTTCATGGTAGAGATGTTTGA
- a CDS encoding bifunctional phosphoglucose/phosphomannose isomerase encodes MLDNLEMIAQNDPSGMFQAVYNLPEQIQKAYEIGRNISVDIKAEDIDKVVITGLGGSAIGGNLLRVFVLDQCRIPVIVNRDYVLPAYVDSKTLVIASSYSGNTEETLSAYQDAKTKGAKIIAITTGGKLKEMAEKDGYYVITIPGGLSPRAALGYSFIPLLMLFVRIGLISPVDDQVEETIKVLSDLRERYKPEVPEEKNLAKRLTLKLWNKLPIIYGISGTTEVIAERWKGQICENSKSPAYFNVFSELNHNEIVGTESPKHVLGLFEIVMLHDTEDHKRNAIRMDITKDLVKGVVSGVSDIYSIGNSRLARMFSLIYLGDYVSLYLATLYQNDPTPVKKIDILKNKLAEIKD; translated from the coding sequence ATGCTTGACAATCTTGAGATGATTGCACAAAACGACCCGAGCGGTATGTTTCAGGCAGTTTACAATCTTCCTGAGCAGATTCAAAAGGCTTACGAGATAGGCAGGAATATCAGTGTTGATATCAAAGCAGAAGATATAGATAAGGTAGTGATCACAGGGCTTGGCGGTTCTGCCATAGGCGGAAACCTTCTGAGAGTTTTTGTTTTGGACCAGTGCAGGATACCTGTGATTGTCAACAGAGACTATGTACTTCCTGCATATGTCGATTCTAAAACACTTGTTATTGCTTCAAGCTATTCAGGCAATACAGAAGAGACGCTTTCTGCATATCAGGATGCAAAGACAAAGGGCGCAAAGATAATTGCTATCACAACAGGCGGAAAGCTAAAAGAGATGGCAGAAAAGGATGGATATTATGTAATTACAATCCCCGGCGGGCTTTCACCAAGGGCGGCACTTGGTTATTCGTTTATTCCTCTGCTCATGCTGTTTGTCAGGATTGGGCTTATTTCTCCTGTTGATGACCAGGTTGAGGAGACAATAAAGGTTTTAAGTGACCTGAGGGAAAGGTACAAGCCGGAGGTTCCCGAGGAGAAGAATTTAGCTAAGAGACTGACGCTGAAGTTATGGAACAAACTCCCCATCATTTACGGAATCAGTGGTACAACAGAGGTTATTGCAGAGAGATGGAAAGGGCAAATATGCGAAAATTCAAAGTCTCCTGCATATTTCAATGTGTTTTCTGAATTGAACCACAACGAGATTGTTGGGACAGAGTCGCCAAAGCATGTTTTGGGGCTGTTTGAGATTGTAATGCTTCATGACACTGAGGACCACAAAAGAAATGCAATAAGAATGGACATCACAAAGGACCTTGTCAAAGGTGTTGTATCGGGTGTAAGTGATATATATTCAATAGGGAATTCAAGGCTTGCAAGGATGTTTTCACTCATCTATCTTGGTGATTATGTATCGCTCTATCTTGCTACACTTTATCAAAACGACCCAACTCCTGTTAAAAAGATTGATATATTGAAGAACAAGCTTGCAGAGATAAAGGACTAA
- the hprK gene encoding HPr(Ser) kinase/phosphatase has protein sequence MFHTTVGRIIKELNLEPLSEVPGMETRKIKDMNLNRPALQLMGFFEYFDQERIQIIGISEMAYLKTMTKAQRRNAIEKLFQRQIPCVIITSNQEPYEEFLEFSKKYGIPLLRTPEVTTRFMTNLSTFLTHELAPRITRHGTLVNVYGEGVLMLGESGVGKSETALELVKRGHILVADDAVEIRKVSEKTLVGEAPEIIRHLIEIRGIGILDVKNLFGVGCVKDSERIDLVIQLETWKTDKEYERLGLHDQYIEILGIKVPTLVIPVRPGRNLAIIVEVAAMNNRQRKMGYNAAKALTERLQSQMNRNETE, from the coding sequence TTGTTCCATACAACAGTTGGCAGGATAATAAAAGAGCTTAATCTGGAGCCTTTGTCAGAAGTGCCGGGAATGGAGACAAGGAAGATAAAGGACATGAACCTGAACCGCCCGGCGTTGCAGCTTATGGGTTTTTTTGAATATTTTGATCAGGAGCGCATTCAGATTATAGGTATCTCTGAAATGGCATATTTGAAAACAATGACAAAAGCACAGAGAAGGAATGCAATTGAAAAGCTATTTCAAAGACAGATTCCATGTGTGATAATTACGTCAAATCAAGAGCCGTATGAAGAGTTTCTGGAGTTTTCCAAAAAGTATGGTATTCCGCTTTTGAGAACACCGGAGGTTACAACAAGGTTTATGACAAACCTCAGCACATTTTTGACACATGAGCTTGCGCCAAGAATTACCCGTCATGGCACGCTTGTTAACGTTTATGGTGAGGGTGTTTTGATGCTTGGAGAAAGCGGGGTTGGGAAAAGCGAGACTGCTCTGGAGCTTGTAAAAAGAGGGCATATTCTGGTTGCTGATGATGCTGTTGAGATAAGAAAGGTTTCTGAGAAGACGCTTGTGGGTGAGGCTCCAGAGATTATCAGGCATCTGATAGAGATAAGAGGTATTGGAATTCTGGATGTGAAAAACCTCTTTGGGGTTGGTTGTGTAAAGGATTCTGAAAGAATTGATCTTGTAATTCAGCTTGAGACGTGGAAAACCGACAAAGAGTATGAAAGACTGGGGCTTCATGACCAGTACATAGAAATACTGGGGATAAAAGTACCCACGCTTGTAATACCCGTCCGCCCGGGGAGGAATTTAGCAATAATTGTTGAAGTTGCTGCGATGAACAACAGGCAAAGGAAGATGGGATACAATGCTGCAAAGGCTTTGACAGAAAGACTTCAGAGCCAGATGAACAGAAATGAAACAGAGTAA